Genomic window (Vibrio sp. NTOU-M3):
ATTCCGGCATTACAAGCCACGTCTATTTTGGTGTTTATTGGAGCACTGGGAGATTTCTCATTCGCGGCCGTTGCCGGCTCTCGCAGCAGCTATTCCTTGTCTATGTTGATGAATATTACAGCCCTTCAGTATTACGAGTGGGAAAGCTCCGCGGTGATCGCTATGGTCATCATGCTGTTGGCTGCGTTTTCTGCGGTTGTGCTTACAGCAATCACCAAACCTTTTGCAACTCGCAAGAAGCCGATCGTTGAGTGGGAGAAAGAGTCATGAAGTATTTGATGTCAAAACCGCGCTCTAATGCCCGTTTGGTCATGATGATCTCCATTGCTTTTTTTGTCATCGTGAACGTTATTTGGCTGGGTATTCCTTTTGCAATGGCTATTCTGTGGTCAGTGGTGGACCCAGACCATCCTTGGAGCTATCCCGATATTTTCCCCCAAGTGCTCTCTCTCGGTCGCTGGGTGGAGGTATGGACAACTACATCATTGCCTGAGGCATTGAAAAATAGCTATACCCTAGCTCCTGCAGTGGCATTGCTGACGGTGACATTAGCGCTACCAACTGCTTATGCGTTTGGCCGAATGGAATTTCGCGGCAAGAAGATTGCTGAAATGGTCTCTCTGTTACCTATGGTGATGCCATCCATGATTTTGGCGGTGTTCTTTAGTTCAATGTTACTTGAGCTAGGACTGACCAATCCATATTTCAATATCGTTATTGCTCATACCGTATTAGCGCTGCCGTATGCGATCCGAATTTTATCCGCTGGTTTTAATGCGATTCCTCAAGATCTCATTGATGCCTGTGCTGATATGGGGGCTGGTAAATGGGGAACATTTAAGCACGCTTTTTTACCCATGCTTAAACCCAGCCTACTTGCTTCAACCATTTTCTGTCTGGTGATCAGTATTGAAGAGTTCAATATGGCTTTCGTACTGGGAGCACCTGACTTTATTACCGTTCCGACGATTTTGTATTCGTTTTTAGGCTATTCCTTTATTCGGCCAGACGCCGCTGTTGTGTCGCTGATCTTAGTGATTCCTAATGTGTTACTGATGCTGGTGATCGAACGGTTGCTGAAAGGAAACTATCTATCTCAATCAACTGGGAAGGCATAGTTAAAAGGAGATATACAATGAAGAAAGTCACCCTAATGTCGCTGCTTGCTGCATCGATATCGTTACCTGCAGTCGCCTATGATGTCACTCAAATGAGCTGGGAACAGATAGAAGCACAAGCAAAAAAAGAAGGGGCAATCACTTTTTCTGTGTGGTAT
Coding sequences:
- a CDS encoding ABC transporter permease, whose product is MSKPRSNARLVMMISIAFFVIVNVIWLGIPFAMAILWSVVDPDHPWSYPDIFPQVLSLGRWVEVWTTTSLPEALKNSYTLAPAVALLTVTLALPTAYAFGRMEFRGKKIAEMVSLLPMVMPSMILAVFFSSMLLELGLTNPYFNIVIAHTVLALPYAIRILSAGFNAIPQDLIDACADMGAGKWGTFKHAFLPMLKPSLLASTIFCLVISIEEFNMAFVLGAPDFITVPTILYSFLGYSFIRPDAAVVSLILVIPNVLLMLVIERLLKGNYLSQSTGKA